In a single window of the Gemmatimonadota bacterium genome:
- a CDS encoding AraC family transcriptional regulator codes for MLVATGASNLGKIAGALPHALARRARDGAPAATTGVALATGEGWSVADVICTAGPDDRAFEERHTRMSIAITLAGTFQYRSGRGRAFMTPGALLLGNAGECFECGHEHAAGDRCIAFRYEAELFDRIAADAGVKRSERRFHTPRLPPTKRISPLAVRAAAAADDPASLAWEELAVELAATALRDSTVTSLSNVALTSAATARVTESVRRIEASPAEPWRLQQLAADAGQSPYHYLRIFQQVAGVTPHQFILRARLREAARQLHAEDTRVIEIAFTAGFGDLSNFNKSFRAEFGVTPREWRAGRGR; via the coding sequence ATGCTAGTGGCCACGGGAGCGAGCAACTTGGGGAAAATTGCGGGGGCGTTGCCGCACGCATTGGCGCGCCGTGCGCGTGACGGCGCGCCGGCCGCAACCACTGGTGTCGCGCTCGCGACGGGTGAGGGATGGTCGGTTGCGGATGTGATCTGCACTGCCGGCCCGGACGATCGCGCGTTCGAGGAGCGGCACACGCGGATGTCGATTGCGATCACGCTTGCGGGCACGTTCCAGTATCGCTCCGGTCGAGGGCGCGCGTTTATGACGCCCGGCGCGCTGCTGCTTGGCAATGCGGGTGAGTGTTTCGAGTGCGGCCACGAACACGCGGCGGGCGATCGCTGCATCGCCTTTCGTTATGAGGCCGAACTCTTCGACCGGATTGCGGCCGATGCCGGCGTGAAGCGGAGCGAGCGGCGCTTCCATACGCCGCGGTTGCCCCCCACGAAGCGAATCTCTCCACTCGCGGTGCGCGCGGCAGCAGCGGCCGACGACCCGGCGTCGCTCGCGTGGGAAGAACTCGCCGTCGAACTCGCGGCGACAGCGCTGCGTGACAGCACAGTGACCTCGCTCTCGAATGTGGCTCTCACCTCTGCGGCCACCGCGCGCGTGACCGAGAGTGTTCGTCGCATCGAAGCAAGCCCCGCCGAACCCTGGCGTTTGCAGCAACTCGCCGCCGACGCCGGGCAGAGCCCATATCATTACCTGCGAATCTTCCAGCAGGTCGCCGGCGTGACCCCGCACCAGTTCATCTTGCGGGCGCGCCTGCGCGAGGCCGCCCGCCAGCTGCACGCCGAAGACACAAGGGTGATCGAGATTGCGTTCACTGCGGGCTTTGGCGACCTGTCGAACTTCAACAAATCCTTCCGCGCCGAGTTTGGCGTCACCCCGCGCGAATGGCGGGCGGGCCGAGGCCGCTGA
- the dacB gene encoding D-alanyl-D-alanine carboxypeptidase/D-alanyl-D-alanine-endopeptidase, whose amino-acid sequence MTRLPAILVLALLALPAALSAQDGAIGPELDSWLTRAQRSAPGKWAVVVADQGGNILWSVNGSEPMVPASTVKLLTTGFARTVVGSDARRATRVVGTGRVNPLSGTWEGRWALELNGDVTLERRDRTGPSLSTLAEQLSALGVRRLVGPLTVTTSVGEPRSTYPAAWSDRHRGRIFAPPVGPITLNENLVEFTVAPGSRAGARAVIVGDAPAGAGSLVSVTATTVAGSRSSLRISAQKNGRWVVSGRIGSRAGARRFTSVASDPTAVLEAAWAHAVAIAGIEWVHSPSIGSADPGERRVLAEIVSQPFDSIAHEINTRSLNIGAELMLLWGGGVDHAADRLTQHVRAVTGLAEGVTLHDGSGLSSDDRVSPFVFTSYLAKFPLTPAGKNFPLLLPANGSGTLRRLAAGLPGPGVVRAKTGTLGNSSTLVGYLGRNTGTLLIAAMYNGGSVGAAKQAEWTLFRLLGANGIVVPLDMDPAGALGSTPDEPPQH is encoded by the coding sequence ATGACACGTCTGCCTGCCATCCTGGTTCTTGCCCTCCTCGCGCTTCCTGCGGCCCTTTCGGCACAGGACGGCGCGATCGGGCCTGAGCTCGATAGCTGGCTGACCCGGGCCCAGCGGTCGGCGCCCGGCAAGTGGGCGGTCGTGGTTGCCGATCAGGGCGGAAATATCCTCTGGTCGGTCAATGGCAGTGAGCCGATGGTTCCTGCCTCGACCGTCAAGTTGTTGACCACCGGCTTTGCCCGGACCGTGGTGGGGAGCGACGCCCGTCGCGCGACCCGGGTTGTGGGCACTGGCCGAGTGAACCCGCTCTCGGGGACCTGGGAAGGTCGCTGGGCCCTGGAACTCAATGGCGATGTGACGCTCGAGCGGCGCGACCGCACCGGGCCGTCGCTCTCGACCCTGGCAGAGCAGCTCAGCGCGCTGGGTGTTCGCCGCCTGGTCGGGCCGCTCACGGTCACGACGTCGGTGGGTGAGCCACGGTCGACCTACCCTGCAGCATGGAGCGACCGGCATCGTGGCCGGATCTTCGCCCCGCCAGTCGGGCCGATCACTCTCAATGAAAATCTGGTGGAATTCACCGTGGCACCGGGCTCACGCGCGGGTGCGCGGGCCGTGATAGTGGGCGATGCACCGGCGGGTGCCGGCTCGCTGGTTTCCGTCACGGCCACCACGGTTGCGGGTTCGCGCAGCTCGCTGCGGATCTCGGCGCAGAAGAACGGGCGCTGGGTCGTCTCGGGCCGGATTGGCAGCCGAGCGGGTGCGCGCCGTTTCACTTCGGTCGCGAGTGACCCGACGGCCGTGCTCGAGGCCGCGTGGGCACACGCTGTCGCCATCGCCGGCATTGAATGGGTCCACTCTCCCAGCATCGGCTCTGCCGATCCGGGCGAACGCCGCGTACTCGCCGAAATTGTCTCGCAGCCTTTCGATTCGATTGCCCACGAGATCAACACTCGCTCGCTCAACATCGGCGCGGAGCTGATGCTGTTGTGGGGTGGTGGCGTTGACCACGCGGCCGACCGACTCACGCAGCATGTGCGCGCAGTCACCGGACTCGCCGAGGGTGTCACGCTGCACGATGGCAGCGGGCTCTCGTCGGATGACCGAGTGTCGCCATTCGTGTTCACGAGCTATCTCGCGAAGTTCCCGCTCACGCCCGCGGGGAAGAACTTCCCGCTGCTCCTCCCCGCGAATGGCAGCGGCACGTTGCGCCGCCTCGCGGCCGGCCTTCCGGGCCCGGGTGTCGTTCGCGCCAAGACGGGTACGCTGGGCAACTCGTCGACGCTGGTGGGATATCTCGGCCGGAACACCGGGACGCTGCTGATTGCGGCGATGTACAACGGTGGGAGTGTCGGCGCCGCCAAACAGGCCGAGTGGACGCTGTTCCGGCTGCTCGGCGCCAACGGCATCGTGGTTCCGCTCGATATGGACCCCGCAGGGGCGCTGGGCAGCACGCCCGATGAGCCGCCACAGCACTAA
- a CDS encoding acyl-CoA dehydrogenase translates to MTVTLAAAPLSILSEEEELFRQTVREFAETEIGPHVYEMDEAAEIRPDLIKKFFELGLMGIEVPEQYGGAGGSIFLATLAIEELARVDASSAIYVDVHNTLVNNAIMRWATEEQQARLFPRMTTDLLGAFALSEPASGSDAFALETKAVQDGDEWVLTGRKFWITSGAEAGIFIVFANINHELGYKGITAFLVEKDFPGFSIGKRENKLGIRASSTVELILENCRVPAANVLGPIGQGYKISIETLNEGRIGIGAQMVGVAQGAYEAATKYIKERKQFGKAIADFQGVQFQVAEMATDLEASRMLVYNAARLKDAGLPFTREAAMAKLFSSNAAGRITSQALELFGGYGYSKEYPAEKFFRDAKIGVIYEGTSNMQLQTIAKLMLK, encoded by the coding sequence ATGACCGTTACACTCGCCGCTGCGCCGCTCTCGATCCTCTCTGAAGAAGAGGAACTCTTCCGGCAGACCGTCCGGGAATTCGCCGAGACCGAGATCGGGCCGCACGTCTACGAAATGGATGAAGCGGCCGAAATCCGCCCCGACCTGATCAAGAAGTTCTTCGAGCTCGGGCTGATGGGGATCGAAGTGCCCGAGCAGTACGGCGGCGCCGGCGGCTCGATCTTCCTCGCCACGCTGGCGATCGAGGAGCTCGCCCGGGTCGATGCCTCGAGCGCGATCTACGTCGACGTCCACAACACCCTTGTCAACAACGCCATCATGCGGTGGGCTACCGAAGAGCAGCAGGCCCGGCTCTTCCCGCGGATGACGACCGACCTGCTCGGCGCCTTTGCCCTCTCGGAGCCGGCGTCGGGATCCGATGCCTTCGCGCTCGAGACCAAGGCCGTCCAGGACGGCGATGAGTGGGTCCTGACCGGTCGCAAGTTCTGGATCACCAGCGGCGCGGAAGCGGGGATCTTCATCGTCTTCGCGAACATCAATCACGAACTCGGCTACAAGGGGATCACTGCCTTTCTCGTCGAGAAGGATTTTCCGGGCTTCTCGATCGGCAAGCGGGAGAACAAGCTTGGCATTCGCGCTTCGAGCACGGTGGAGCTGATCCTCGAGAATTGCCGGGTTCCCGCCGCCAACGTGCTCGGGCCGATTGGTCAGGGCTACAAGATCTCGATCGAGACGCTCAACGAGGGGCGGATCGGCATCGGCGCGCAGATGGTTGGTGTAGCGCAGGGTGCCTACGAGGCCGCGACGAAGTACATCAAGGAGCGTAAGCAGTTCGGCAAGGCGATCGCCGACTTCCAGGGCGTGCAGTTCCAGGTGGCCGAGATGGCGACCGACCTGGAGGCGTCACGGATGCTGGTGTACAACGCGGCCCGGCTCAAGGATGCCGGGCTGCCGTTCACGCGTGAGGCAGCGATGGCGAAGCTCTTCTCGTCGAACGCGGCCGGCCGCATCACCTCGCAGGCGCTCGAACTCTTCGGTGGCTACGGCTACAGCAAGGAGTATCCGGCGGAGAAGTTCTTCCGTGATGCGAAGATTGGCGTCATTTACGAGGGCACCAGCAACATGCAGCTGCAGACCATCGCCAAGCTGATGCTGAAGTAG
- a CDS encoding bifunctional homocysteine S-methyltransferase/methylenetetrahydrofolate reductase: MPTLRDLIDDGAVHVVDGAMGTMLYQKGVFLNVCFDELVVRQPDLVAEVHAAYATAGAEIIETNTFGANPLKLAQYGLSAETESLNTTAARLARRAAGPGVVVVGAIGPLGVRVEPFGELSLAEAEAAFGRQIDGLLAGGVDGFCLETFSDTTEMEAAIRAVRARSDLAVIAQMTVGQDGATAFGTTPEVFGPALEAAGADIIGVNCSIGPQVVLEVIERLARVTHTPLSAQPNAGLPRDVGDRQMYMASPEYVAEYGRRMVEAGARFVGGCCGTTPEHIKSIRSFIRSVTPRGTASAAVAHDRTDAPAVVEIPLAERSAFGAKLAAGTFVTSVEIVPPRGIDPAPMLAQARSLRAAGVDAVNIPDGPRAQSRMGALISGLLIERETGLEAVVHYACRDRNLLGMLSDLLGAAAAGLRNLLIVTGDPPKMGPYPDATAVFDIDAIGLTNLVARLNRGLDPGGNPIGAPTRFVHGVGVNPASTDLDRELRRFAWKAEAGACFAITQPVFDLRQLEAFLPRVEQFGVPVIAGIWPLVSLRNAEFLANEVPGITVPDEVLARMRRASERGKEAALAEGIAIAAEMLAAVRGSVKGAQVAAPMGRVEVALEVLR, from the coding sequence ATGCCGACCCTGCGCGACCTGATCGACGATGGAGCAGTGCACGTTGTGGATGGTGCGATGGGCACGATGCTCTACCAGAAAGGCGTCTTCCTCAATGTCTGTTTTGATGAACTCGTGGTGCGGCAACCTGACCTGGTGGCCGAAGTGCACGCGGCGTATGCCACGGCCGGGGCCGAAATCATCGAGACCAACACCTTTGGCGCGAACCCGTTGAAGCTGGCGCAGTACGGGCTCTCAGCCGAGACCGAATCGCTCAACACGACGGCGGCGCGGCTGGCGCGGCGTGCGGCCGGGCCCGGGGTTGTTGTCGTTGGTGCGATCGGACCACTCGGCGTGCGGGTCGAGCCGTTCGGCGAACTCTCGCTCGCTGAGGCCGAGGCAGCGTTCGGCCGGCAGATCGACGGACTGCTCGCCGGTGGTGTCGACGGTTTCTGTCTGGAGACCTTTTCCGACACCACAGAAATGGAAGCGGCGATCCGCGCCGTGCGCGCACGCAGCGATCTTGCGGTCATCGCGCAGATGACCGTGGGGCAGGATGGTGCCACGGCGTTCGGCACGACGCCGGAAGTCTTTGGTCCTGCGCTCGAAGCGGCGGGTGCCGACATCATCGGCGTGAATTGCTCAATCGGGCCGCAGGTCGTGCTCGAGGTGATCGAACGGCTCGCCCGCGTGACGCACACACCACTCTCGGCGCAACCGAACGCCGGGCTGCCGCGCGACGTGGGCGATCGCCAGATGTACATGGCGAGTCCGGAGTATGTCGCTGAGTATGGCCGGCGAATGGTGGAAGCGGGCGCGCGCTTCGTGGGCGGTTGCTGCGGCACCACGCCTGAGCATATCAAGTCGATTCGTTCGTTCATCCGATCGGTCACCCCGCGCGGCACTGCATCGGCGGCAGTGGCGCACGATCGCACCGATGCACCGGCGGTGGTCGAGATTCCGTTGGCGGAGCGCTCTGCATTCGGGGCGAAACTCGCGGCGGGCACTTTTGTGACCAGCGTGGAAATCGTTCCGCCACGTGGCATCGACCCGGCGCCGATGCTGGCGCAGGCGCGTTCACTCCGCGCGGCGGGCGTCGACGCGGTAAACATCCCCGACGGGCCACGAGCGCAGAGCCGGATGGGCGCGCTCATCTCGGGACTGCTCATCGAGCGCGAGACTGGCCTCGAGGCGGTGGTCCACTATGCCTGCCGTGATCGCAACCTGCTCGGAATGCTCTCGGATCTGCTAGGTGCCGCGGCGGCCGGGCTGCGCAACCTGCTCATCGTGACGGGTGATCCCCCGAAGATGGGACCGTACCCCGATGCGACGGCGGTGTTCGACATCGACGCGATCGGCCTCACCAACCTGGTCGCGCGGCTCAATCGCGGCCTCGACCCGGGCGGCAACCCGATCGGGGCGCCGACGCGCTTCGTCCACGGCGTGGGCGTCAATCCGGCGTCGACCGACCTCGATCGCGAGCTGCGCCGCTTTGCCTGGAAGGCCGAGGCCGGGGCGTGCTTCGCGATCACCCAGCCGGTCTTCGATCTCCGGCAGCTCGAGGCGTTCCTGCCGCGGGTCGAGCAGTTCGGCGTCCCGGTGATCGCCGGCATCTGGCCGCTGGTCTCGCTCCGGAACGCGGAGTTCCTTGCCAACGAGGTGCCGGGGATCACGGTGCCGGATGAGGTGCTGGCCCGGATGCGTCGGGCGAGCGAGCGCGGCAAGGAAGCGGCCCTCGCCGAGGGGATCGCGATCGCGGCCGAGATGCTGGCGGCGGTGCGCGGGAGTGTGAAGGGGGCGCAGGTGGCGGCGCCGATGGGGAGGGTCGAGGTCGCGCTGGAGGTGCTGAGGTAG
- the metH gene encoding methionine synthase produces MSDLNTARVARNARLPQLLAERILLLDGAMGTMLQRASLVEADYRGEHFADWPRDLKGNHDLLCLTRPDVVGGIHSAYLDAGADIVETNSFNATAISQGEYGTEGFAHALNVAAARVARDAADRAESAARPRYVAGVLGPTSRTASLSPSVEDPGFRNVTFDQLADAYAEATAGLLEGGADLILVETIFDTLNAKAALFGVERTFDAVGYRVPIMISGTITDRSGRTLSGQTADAFWISVAHSRPLTIGLNCALGPDLLHGHVQDISRAANTFVSVHPNAGLPNDLGGYDLDAESMAESIGAWAREGIVNIVGGCCGTTPEHIRAMASAVAGVTPRRIPTLPSRTRLSGLEPFVIGPDTNFVNVGERTNVTGSRRFAKLIAEGSYEKGLEVAQQQVEAGAQIIDINFDDALLEGEAAMGTFLRLIASEPAIARVPVMLDSSKWSILEAGLKNLQGKGIVNSLSLKEGEETFLKQARLVRRYGAAAVVMAFDEQGQAETVEQKATILERAFRLLVDEVGFAPEDVILDPNVFAVGTGIEAHAGYGSAFVDAVAEVKRRCPGAKTSGGISNVSFSFRGNDGVREAIHAVFLERAIHAGLDLGIVNAGQLPVIDDLDPELRERVADVLWNRRADATERLLEIADRAKAGGAAPGADLAWRELPVVERLSHALVHGFADYIEADVEEARLATGKPLGVIEGPLMDGMNRVGDLFAAGKMFLPQVVKSARVMKRAVAWLIPFLEAERAGQAPRSKGKILLATVKGDVHDIGKNIVGVVLQCNEWEVIDLGVMVPVAKILETAQRERVDLVGLSGLITPSLDEMAFVAAEFERAGLNIPLLIGGATTSRLHTALRIAPAYSGPVVHVLDASRAVPVASSLRDPGKREAFASEITTEYARLRAEREGEHEGSMISLVAARAKPAHIDLAAAAPTPAFIGVRAFDHWPLADLRRRIDWTPFFRTWELSGSYPTILDHPEQGAVASELFRDANAALDELEASGGLVARGVVGFWPADTHGDDITLYADESRTTVKSVLHTLRQQAARNDDRPSLSLADFVAPRASGALDYVGAFAVTTGHGLEALVAKAKETHDDYRAILFSALADRLAEAFAERLHEEVRRVHWGYAPDEQLENADLIREKYQGIRPAPGYPAAPDHTEKATLAVLLDLEQTTGITLTESFAMWPGAAVSGLYFWRPEARYFGIGKIDRDQVADYAQRKGWDLATAERWLSPVLGYRRK; encoded by the coding sequence GTGAGCGACCTCAACACGGCACGAGTGGCACGAAACGCCAGATTGCCTCAGCTGCTCGCCGAGCGAATTCTGCTGCTCGACGGTGCCATGGGGACGATGCTGCAACGCGCCAGCCTGGTGGAGGCGGACTATCGCGGCGAACACTTCGCCGACTGGCCACGTGACCTCAAGGGAAATCACGATCTCCTCTGCCTCACCCGCCCCGATGTGGTGGGTGGCATTCACAGCGCCTATCTCGACGCCGGCGCCGATATTGTCGAGACCAACTCCTTCAATGCCACCGCCATCTCGCAGGGCGAGTATGGCACCGAGGGATTCGCCCACGCACTGAACGTCGCGGCGGCCCGCGTGGCACGCGATGCGGCCGACCGGGCCGAGAGCGCCGCACGCCCGCGCTATGTCGCGGGTGTACTCGGACCAACATCACGTACTGCCTCGCTCTCGCCGTCGGTGGAAGATCCCGGCTTCCGCAATGTCACCTTCGATCAGCTCGCCGATGCCTATGCCGAAGCCACGGCAGGATTGCTCGAGGGCGGCGCCGACCTGATCCTGGTCGAGACGATCTTCGACACACTCAACGCGAAGGCCGCGCTCTTTGGTGTCGAGCGGACCTTTGACGCCGTGGGCTACCGCGTCCCGATCATGATCTCGGGTACGATCACCGACCGCAGCGGCCGCACCCTCTCGGGGCAGACGGCCGATGCCTTCTGGATTTCGGTGGCGCACTCGCGACCGCTGACCATCGGCCTCAACTGCGCCCTCGGCCCCGACCTGCTGCACGGCCACGTGCAGGACATCTCGCGCGCCGCGAACACGTTCGTCTCGGTCCACCCGAATGCCGGGCTGCCGAATGATCTCGGTGGCTACGATCTCGACGCCGAGTCGATGGCGGAGTCGATCGGGGCATGGGCGCGCGAAGGAATCGTGAACATCGTTGGTGGTTGCTGCGGCACCACACCAGAACACATTCGCGCGATGGCTTCTGCGGTCGCGGGGGTCACGCCCCGCCGCATCCCGACATTGCCGAGCCGCACGCGACTCTCCGGGCTCGAGCCGTTCGTGATCGGCCCCGACACCAACTTCGTGAATGTCGGCGAGCGCACCAACGTGACCGGTTCGCGTCGCTTTGCGAAGCTGATTGCCGAAGGGAGCTACGAAAAAGGACTCGAAGTCGCCCAGCAGCAGGTCGAGGCCGGCGCGCAGATCATCGACATCAACTTCGATGATGCGCTGCTCGAGGGCGAAGCGGCGATGGGGACCTTCCTCCGGCTCATCGCCTCCGAGCCCGCCATTGCGCGTGTGCCGGTGATGCTCGACTCCTCGAAGTGGAGCATCCTCGAGGCCGGGCTCAAGAATCTGCAGGGAAAGGGGATCGTCAATTCGCTCTCACTCAAGGAAGGCGAGGAGACGTTCCTGAAGCAGGCGCGGTTGGTGCGCCGCTATGGCGCGGCCGCTGTGGTGATGGCTTTCGACGAGCAGGGGCAAGCCGAGACGGTGGAGCAGAAGGCCACCATTCTCGAGCGCGCCTTCCGCCTGCTGGTGGACGAAGTGGGGTTCGCGCCGGAAGACGTGATTCTCGACCCCAACGTCTTTGCCGTCGGCACCGGCATCGAAGCGCACGCCGGCTATGGCAGCGCATTCGTGGATGCGGTGGCTGAAGTGAAGCGGCGCTGCCCGGGTGCCAAGACCAGCGGCGGCATCAGCAATGTCTCGTTCTCGTTCCGCGGCAATGACGGCGTGCGCGAAGCGATTCACGCGGTCTTCCTCGAACGCGCCATTCACGCTGGGCTCGACCTCGGCATCGTGAACGCGGGACAGCTCCCCGTGATTGACGATCTTGATCCGGAACTGCGCGAACGGGTTGCGGATGTACTCTGGAATCGTCGCGCCGACGCTACCGAACGGCTGCTCGAGATTGCCGATCGCGCCAAGGCCGGCGGCGCGGCGCCGGGTGCTGACCTGGCCTGGCGCGAACTCCCGGTTGTCGAGCGACTCTCACACGCGCTGGTCCACGGCTTTGCCGACTATATCGAAGCCGACGTGGAGGAGGCGCGCCTCGCCACCGGCAAGCCCCTCGGCGTCATCGAAGGGCCGCTGATGGACGGCATGAATCGCGTGGGCGACCTCTTCGCCGCGGGCAAGATGTTCCTGCCGCAGGTGGTGAAGAGTGCGCGAGTGATGAAGCGCGCCGTGGCGTGGCTGATTCCCTTCCTCGAGGCGGAGCGCGCCGGGCAGGCGCCGCGCAGCAAGGGAAAGATTCTGCTCGCAACGGTGAAGGGCGACGTCCATGATATCGGCAAGAACATTGTCGGCGTGGTGTTGCAGTGCAACGAATGGGAAGTGATCGACCTGGGCGTGATGGTACCGGTCGCGAAGATCCTCGAGACGGCGCAGCGTGAACGGGTCGATCTCGTGGGGCTCTCCGGCCTGATTACCCCGTCACTCGACGAGATGGCGTTCGTCGCTGCGGAGTTCGAACGGGCCGGGCTCAACATTCCGCTGCTCATCGGGGGCGCGACCACATCGCGACTGCATACCGCGCTCCGCATCGCGCCGGCCTACTCGGGCCCCGTGGTTCACGTGCTCGACGCCTCGCGGGCCGTGCCGGTGGCGAGCTCGCTGCGCGACCCGGGGAAGCGCGAGGCCTTCGCGAGCGAGATCACCACCGAGTATGCCCGGCTCCGCGCCGAGCGTGAGGGCGAGCACGAAGGCTCGATGATCTCGCTGGTGGCGGCCCGCGCGAAGCCGGCGCATATCGATCTTGCCGCCGCCGCACCGACGCCGGCCTTCATCGGCGTGCGCGCCTTCGATCATTGGCCACTCGCCGACCTGCGGCGCCGCATCGACTGGACGCCGTTCTTCCGGACCTGGGAGCTGAGCGGCTCGTACCCGACCATTCTCGACCATCCCGAACAGGGCGCCGTCGCGAGCGAGCTCTTTCGCGATGCGAACGCCGCGCTCGACGAACTCGAGGCATCGGGCGGCCTCGTGGCCCGCGGTGTGGTGGGCTTCTGGCCGGCCGACACGCACGGCGATGATATCACGCTCTACGCCGACGAGAGCCGGACCACCGTGAAGAGCGTGCTCCACACGCTGCGGCAGCAGGCGGCGCGCAACGATGATCGCCCTTCCCTTTCGCTCGCCGATTTCGTCGCACCGCGCGCCTCGGGTGCGCTCGACTACGTCGGTGCCTTTGCAGTGACGACTGGCCACGGCCTCGAAGCGCTGGTGGCCAAGGCGAAGGAAACGCACGATGACTATCGCGCGATTCTATTCTCGGCACTGGCTGACCGACTTGCGGAAGCGTTCGCCGAGCGGCTGCACGAAGAGGTGCGCCGGGTGCACTGGGGCTATGCGCCGGATGAACAGCTGGAGAACGCCGACCTGATTCGCGAGAAGTATCAGGGGATCCGGCCAGCGCCGGGATATCCCGCCGCGCCCGATCACACCGAGAAGGCCACGCTCGCGGTACTGCTCGACCTCGAGCAGACCACCGGCATCACGTTGACGGAATCGTTTGCGATGTGGCCCGGTGCCGCCGTGAGCGGGCTCTACTTCTGGCGCCCCGAAGCGCGCTACTTCGGTATCGGCAAGATCGATCGTGATCAGGTGGCCGACTATGCCCAACGCAAGGGATGGGACCTTGCCACGGCCGAGCGGTGGCTGTCACCCGTGCTTGGCTACCGGAGGAAGTAG
- a CDS encoding YggT family protein, protein MNPGIVAAYIDLGVRLFVAGAFALSAVVALTHWAVRSGKLQPFSGWPRFVRGWSDPLLKPVEKRLVRAGGNPQSAPLWLVGLTVLGGLALISLVRWLIGFIFGLLALASNPAGLLLPTIVHYTFSLLIGALMVRVIGSWFGLGPHNRFMRIFYILTDWLVEPLQRVLPNVGMFDISPLVAYLVLSLARTLVLNAFWG, encoded by the coding sequence GTGAATCCTGGTATCGTCGCCGCCTACATCGATCTCGGCGTCCGCCTCTTCGTGGCGGGCGCCTTCGCCTTGTCGGCCGTGGTGGCGCTGACCCACTGGGCCGTGCGCAGCGGCAAGCTGCAGCCGTTCAGCGGCTGGCCCCGCTTCGTCCGCGGCTGGAGCGACCCGCTGCTCAAGCCGGTCGAGAAGCGGCTGGTCCGCGCGGGCGGCAACCCGCAGAGCGCGCCGCTCTGGCTGGTCGGCCTCACCGTGCTGGGCGGGCTCGCGCTGATCTCGCTGGTCCGCTGGCTCATCGGGTTCATTTTCGGGCTGCTGGCCCTGGCCTCGAACCCGGCCGGGCTGCTGCTCCCGACGATCGTGCATTACACCTTCTCGCTGCTGATCGGCGCCCTGATGGTCCGAGTGATCGGCTCCTGGTTTGGGCTGGGGCCGCACAACCGCTTCATGCGGATCTTCTACATCCTCACCGACTGGCTGGTGGAGCCACTCCAGCGGGTGCTCCCCAACGTCGGGATGTTCGATATCAGTCCCCTCGTGGCGTATCTCGTGCTATCATTGGCGAGGACGCTGGTGCTCAATGCGTTTTGGGGATAG
- a CDS encoding acyl-ACP desaturase has product MGRKVEVLKDLEPQVKGWMAEHEEKRELWFPHDLLSPEAGTDPEEHRQVLIERVKGFPDACRAALALNTLTEEGLPHFHRLLAVYLGDDSHWRLWNDLWTAEEDRHGAVLSDYMRDTGAVDQRRIEELKFEYIKAGFHPEWDKDPYRVFVYTTLQERATQYSHANTGRVIGEYEPVLGGILAKIAMEEARHFTFYRRVFSEILKRDPSEALRSAAHIMPAIDMPGITIPGFKEFADVIRRSGIYGPRDYLKIVQEQLAHWRIETLEGLDEWGRKAQERLLEVPARLLRIADLMETRARAKTFAFDVAFAREFVME; this is encoded by the coding sequence ATGGGTCGAAAGGTCGAGGTCCTCAAGGATCTCGAGCCTCAGGTAAAGGGGTGGATGGCGGAGCACGAGGAGAAGCGGGAGCTCTGGTTCCCCCACGACCTCCTGTCCCCCGAAGCCGGCACCGACCCCGAAGAACATCGCCAGGTCCTGATCGAACGGGTCAAGGGCTTCCCCGATGCCTGCCGTGCCGCGCTCGCGCTGAATACGCTCACCGAAGAAGGGCTGCCGCACTTCCATCGTCTGCTTGCCGTGTACCTCGGCGACGACTCGCACTGGCGCCTCTGGAACGATCTCTGGACTGCCGAAGAGGATCGCCACGGGGCGGTGCTCTCCGACTACATGCGCGATACCGGCGCGGTCGATCAGCGCCGGATCGAAGAACTCAAGTTCGAATACATCAAGGCCGGCTTCCATCCCGAGTGGGACAAGGATCCGTACCGGGTCTTTGTCTACACCACGCTGCAGGAGCGGGCGACGCAGTATTCGCACGCCAACACCGGTCGCGTCATCGGCGAATACGAACCGGTGCTCGGCGGCATTCTCGCCAAGATCGCGATGGAAGAGGCACGCCACTTCACCTTCTATCGCAGGGTGTTCAGCGAAATTCTCAAGCGCGATCCGAGCGAGGCACTGCGCTCGGCGGCGCACATCATGCCGGCTATTGATATGCCCGGGATCACGATCCCCGGCTTCAAGGAATTCGCCGACGTGATCCGTCGTTCGGGCATCTACGGCCCGCGCGACTACCTGAAGATCGTGCAGGAACAGCTGGCGCACTGGCGGATCGAGACGCTCGAGGGGCTCGACGAGTGGGGCCGCAAGGCGCAGGAACGGCTGCTCGAAGTGCCGGCACGGCTGCTGCGCATCGCCGACCTGATGGAGACCCGCGCCCGCGCGAAGACCTTCGCCTTCGACGTGGCGTTCGCGCGCGAATTCGTGATGGAGTGA